TCGCCTCGGAGTTCGGCAAGAACATCCACCCCTGCAAATCCTGCGTCGGAACCGCGATGCCGCTGTGCCACTGGCCGTGCAGCTGCTACCCGAACTATTCGCTGGGACAGACCGGCGACTGGATGAACGAGATCTACCCGCTGTGGGTCGCCGCCCACGGCATCCTGATCCTGACGCCGGTGAACTGGTATCAAGTGCCCACCGGCCTCAAGGCGATGATCGACCGCATGGTCTGCGCCGACGGCGGCAATCCCGATCCGAGCTCGACCCACGGCAAGAAGGCCACGGAGGCCAAGGCGATGGAGCTGAAGGGCTGGTCTTATCCGCGCCATCTCGCCGGCCGTCATTTCGGCGTCGTCGTCCATGGCGATGCGGTCGGAGCCGAGGGCGTGCGCCGCGCCTTGTCCGACTGGCTCACCGACATGCAGCTGATCTCGGCAGGCCGCTTCGCCGAGCTCGACGGCTATGTCGGCTACATGGAGCCATACGCGACCTCGCATCGCGCCCTCGATGATGACAGCGAATTCCAGCAGGAGATCATGAACGCGGCGCGGTCGCTGGGTAACGCCGTCCGGCTCGCGCGGAGCGGGCGGCTCGAGGAGCCTGGCGCGGGTCTTGCGGATCCGAACCCGAAGTGACCAGCGCATCACAATCGATCGGAACTGGGAACGAAGTGCGCGACGTGGTCTTGGTTGCGTGGAACGCTCAACATCGACGCGATGCCGCGAAGGACAAGGCCCATGCTGGAAGAGAAACTCAAGGACGCCATCGTCGACGAGCTGAAGCGGCAGGCCGCAGACCGGCCGCAAGCGCTCAAGATCCAAGGCGCAGACGATGTGAAGCGCTCGGAGGAGCTGACCGTCAACGGCAAGGTCGATCTTGGCGCGCTGGTCATGGTGATCGCGGGATCGGTCGCGGGCGGGCCCTAGCTCGTTCCTTTAGCCATATTCCTCGCCGATGCCGTATTCCCGGTAGATCTCCAGTGGATCGCGGTCGGGAAACAGGCGGCATTTGGCCTGGGCGAGGTGCAGGCTCACCGCCGCCGGCTCCTTGCCGTTCGAGAGCAGCTTGCGGATGTCGTCCATATGCGCGTTCGGCCGGTGCTTTGCATCGAGCTGCTCCAGCGCGACCAGCGCGGTCGCGAGGGCCTCGGTCAGAACCCAGTCGTCGTGGCCCGTGATTCCCTTCTTCGGCATCGGCAGACCCCACATGTGGCGACGCTCGATAGTCTATCGCGACTTCCGCCAGATCGCCATTGAGCCGTCGCGGCTTGCGGGTGGAAATGGGCCGACGGCGCGCGCCTGACTGCATTATGGCCGCGTGTGGCTAAATGGCGGCAAGTTGCGGCGCGATAGTATCTTTCTCGAAATAAGTTTCGCGTAGACGGGCCCGAACGGCATCCAGGCCGCTGTTCTGTTCCGGTCTGGGCCCCCGATTCCTATGCGCAACGACCCGCGCTACCCTTCAAGGCTCGAGCCAGCATGGTTTTTCTCAGCTTCGTCTACCGCTTCGTCACCAATTTCGCGTTCCTGGCGGTGGTCTATTTCAGCCTGAACTTCATGGAGAAGTATCCGAACCGCGCGATCCTGGCGATCCTGGTGCTGGTCTATGCCGCCATGCGCGCGGCCTCGACGCTGCGCGCGTTCTACTTTTTCCAGAAGATCGAGAAGCTGGAGGCCGAGACGCGGCGCCTTCAGGCCCCGATCAATGATGGCTCGGGCGGAACCGCGGCACGCAAGCAGGTCGTTGCCGACGTTGGGCGGCTGCGGCGCGACGGCGAGCTGAAGTCCTATATGGATCTGTTCTTCCTGGCGCTGATCGTGCTGCTCTGCGTCGCCGCGATCATGCGGCAGTAGGAGCCGTATCCGGGCGAAGTGCCTGGCGGTCGCGTGAACAACGCGTCAAGATAAGAAATCTGCAGCATCGGTTCTGATTCAATCAGAACCGATCATGCTCTAAGCGCGCTTCTTCACGCCGGCGACGCGGGTTGGACGCGGCGCGGCGCTCTTCGGCACGGCACTATTGATCGCAGCAGCGTGCTTCGGCGTGCCATGCGCGGCGTGCGCCGTCCGGTGTCCCTGCGGCTTGACCTGTGACCTCACTGCCTTGCCCTTTGCTGCCTTGTCCTTGGCCGGATGAGGCCTCTCGGCAGCCATCGCCATCCGCGTCGCGGCGCGCCGCGACAATGTCGTCGACAGCAGCACCTCGACCGAACCCTCGGGAATCGCAAAGAGGTCGTGGCCGGGGACGGGCAGGGTGGCCGCGACATTCGCCTGCGCCATGGTCCGGCGTGGCAGCAGCGGCTGATGCTCGGTCTGCGCATTGAGATCCGCAAGAGATGGCGCCGGCAGCATCCGGGTCTGCGCGAACACGAAATTCGGCACGCGCGGCCAGCGCGCGATCGGCGTCGTCTCCGTTGGCGGATGCAGCAGCCATTCCACCGGCGTGGTCGGCGTTGCCGGCCGGTCGGCGGTCGCAGGCACCACATGGACGATGCGGTAGCCGCGCGCCTTGAGATCGCGGATGATCCTCGGCAGCGCCGCCACCGTGCGAGCCTGGATGTCGTGCAGCAGCAGGATGCCCTTGCCCTTGGCCTCCAGCCGCTGCATCGCGAGCTGATAGACGCGATCGGACGACACATGGCGCCAGTCGTCGGCCGGGAAATCGGCGCT
This genomic stretch from Bradyrhizobium sp. CCGB12 harbors:
- a CDS encoding flavodoxin family protein, coding for MTEADVRKGMPPVKLSREEFERRYKAQFVDPAFASLQRELDAIVGAAWDAYSHSRKAPLTRKAGAGFSDPDYDIAIDWLDARAKILEAQRRHDDANETPRILIINGSARSEHTCPGEMSKTWRMVKLAEPVFIEMGFAVDILDLSRLASEFGKNIHPCKSCVGTAMPLCHWPCSCYPNYSLGQTGDWMNEIYPLWVAAHGILILTPVNWYQVPTGLKAMIDRMVCADGGNPDPSSTHGKKATEAKAMELKGWSYPRHLAGRHFGVVVHGDAVGAEGVRRALSDWLTDMQLISAGRFAELDGYVGYMEPYATSHRALDDDSEFQQEIMNAARSLGNAVRLARSGRLEEPGAGLADPNPK
- a CDS encoding polysaccharide deacetylase family protein, which codes for MIGSSVVLRTRPWTVLGLLLGLLTASPAALAADCPGHPDALGTSRTLVVDPREHPLIGTMQYRETLPLKDHEVVLTFDDGPLPKYSNQVLQILADECIKATFFIIGQQAKANPEGVRKLVAAGHTVGTHSMDHPLTFDRMPIEKAEAEINGGIAWTSAAMTDPSKLAPFFRIPGLMRAEGVENLLISRGIQVWSADFPADDWRHVSSDRVYQLAMQRLEAKGKGILLLHDIQARTVAALPRIIRDLKARGYRIVHVVPATADRPATPTTPVEWLLHPPTETTPIARWPRVPNFVFAQTRMLPAPSLADLNAQTEHQPLLPRRTMAQANVAATLPVPGHDLFAIPEGSVEVLLSTTLSRRAATRMAMAAERPHPAKDKAAKGKAVRSQVKPQGHRTAHAAHGTPKHAAAINSAVPKSAAPRPTRVAGVKKRA